From the genome of Megachile rotundata isolate GNS110a chromosome 3, iyMegRotu1, whole genome shotgun sequence:
GCATTTGCTtctctatttcttttttttattgttacctCCAATTATTGTATAGATAATGAATAGGTCATCACTGAAGACTTCCTTCGAGGGATATCATCAactaattttaagtaattttaagtaattttaagttgcgtctattgtaaAACATTGTAGTATGAATGAGTGCATGTGTGAATGGCGTATACGCGAAGACTGAAGACATCAATCATCGAGAGATCATCGAGGAATCATCGAGGGATAcatgcgttagttttaagttaattttatgcgtgcgttagttctAAGTTATGTGTGCTCGTGggagggcgggtgggtccctgtaagtgcctctcattctaacttgcactcatcttctcaattctcaatctttgtacACGTTAGCTTATAGTAtactcagttattttttgtcaatcgttccgaacccaagtggatcattgggggttcatagcgcagtggacacgcggcagaggtgagctgcaagtgctggtgtagcgccagggacacatctctgcggggccgatcgattgatgaaccatctcgatctgccgcctcacggcaggggtctcctctctgcggtcagacttgcctcaaacgcaagcggggagaaatgggagaccctccgcggatgtgtcactcgttcttgccagtattttcggttcatctctgtctcgtggttcacgtaagccactatggactaccctttgacccatggaaggcgaggttcacttggcgaaaaatactgatccccttttttcatagaaagttcttctaactttcttttctttttgtcagaaagttcttctaactttcttttgttttagtagaaagttcttctaactttcttccctttgcttttcGAGTTCGttatagattatttgagtgcaatcttagaatgagaggtaccgtgcggcgtttagaataagttaagcgtatgtgtgTGGGGCTCcatgcaattagtattaagttaatgtatgcgtGTGCGTGTGGTACAAGTTCTTTGCAattttgtggtaaagaacttgtatgtgcgagcctatgagctaagtagagtcagaactcatttatccttccgataaatgaggttgcatttggagggtggaagggatttggagttagggtgggtcactatcgtagccacctccacgtggtgtgacccggtaatcggtatagttctctaaagattttttagtctttagaaaactataccgagctgagagctacggttttatttcgcgattttatttcgaatatttcactcctgtgcttaattttctatgttaataaaattttatctgtttcagcatttaatttttcgttAGTTCCTACATTGTTCtctcttctaaaatttctgtgtcagtaatttttgctaatttatcATGTTCTCTCCTCCAAATTTTTGtgctaattaatttttgtctgtttcagaatttaatttttgataagttAAAATATTGAGTGTATTAGTTTCATGTtgattccgagcttgtgggaggaagggtgggctcgggcgtaagtttttcgtcacaatctGTGGCGAAAAGCTTACGCATTTTTTAATGCCTCTTGTTCTACCTTGCActcattttcacaatttttcaactttttatattttaaaaatttttcacaagttttatttttaattcaatagtGTATTCTTATAACTTGATTGAAacataaaagaaagttcttcaaactttcttcaaactttctttttatttccttcatttttctttcatttaattttacctTATACGAGTGCAAGTTTAGAACAAGAGGCACATGTAGagtctttagaaattttaatttgtgtgATTGAAATGGAATTGCAGttgcaattacattttttaaatgtgtaaatgtttttattttcagGCTCAACTTTTATTTTCAGCTTTTATTTTCAGACAggatcgaatttttattttgctttttgaTGTTCTTGAATTTTTCCTCATTTTTTCGGGTTCTgaagttttcatatttaatattattgtagtATGAATAATGTGTGAAATGTGCATAGGTAcacgaagattgaagacatcgatcatcgtgggatcatcgtgggatcatcgtgggatcatcgtgggatcatcgtgggatcatcgtgggatgcgtgcgttagttttaagctaattttatgcgtgcgttagttttaagtaaagtgtgctcgtgggcagggcgggtgggtccttgtaagtgcctctcattctaacttgcactcatcttctcaattctcaatctttgtacgcgttagcttataatatactcagttattttttgtcaatcgttccgaacccaagtggatcattgggggttcatagcgcagtgaacacgcggcagaggtgagctgcaagtgctggtgtagcgccagggacacatctctgcggggccgatcgattgatgaaccatctcgatctgccgcctcacggcaggggtctcctctctgcggtcagacttgcctcaaacgcaagcggggagaaatgggagaccctccgcggatgtgtcactcgttcttgccagtattttcggttcatctctgtctcgtggttcacgtaagccactatggactaccctttgacccatggaaggcgaggttcacttggcgaaaaatgcTGATCccctttttgacagaaagttcttctaactttctcttctttttgtcagaaagttcttctaactttcttccctttgctttttaaattcgtcatagatcatatgagtgtaatcttagaatgagaggtaccgtgcggcgtttagaataagttaagcgtatgtgtgTGGGATCctatgcgattagtattaagttaatgtatgtgtgcgtgtgtgtgatacaagttctttgctggattgtggtaaagaacttgtatatgcgagcctatgagctaagtagagtcagaactcatttatccttccgataaatgaggttgcatttggagggtggtagggatttggagttagggtgggtcactatcgtagcaacctccacgtggtgtgacctggtaatcgatatcgttttctaaacatttttataaaactgaaTTTTAGAAAGcgatatcgagctaatagctacgaattaaattataattttatttgttccaCATTTTCTTTTACGAAAGTTTTTGAATCAAGTAAACATAAATTACAAGTTCCATTCTTGCAAATCTATAAGATTTACAAATCttagaataaaatgaaaaactttgcAAAACTAGGTGACAGCAGATAAGACGGAAACCACTGGTTgtacaaacgagcgggaaatttaaatcgagcaaaacTACTTTAAGGTCAGTCTCTCGTAATTTGGAATACATTTGTAATCAATTTTTTGtacattactaatattattttctcaggtatttttatcgattttacGATATGGAAACGATAAAagagaaaagaatataccaaagctctacaaaatacatttaaagggtaggtattacggaaatgattactacaaatattttataagaaaataaaaaactttatttcacaAAAAATTACAGGTGcatgtgttacagagatataatagaatatttaatacaaaaattggtgaatatgcaggtttaaactattcttctTCGACCGCCATATTTCAACACTATGCGCGTGCGCACCCCCGCTTCTTTTGATTTTtggcatttaaattggttgtgtcttctgtctctctctaagAGGTAAGTTTCCTTGTCTTGTGTTATATCTACTCCTCTTGTTATATCCTCTTGTAATATATACTCTTTGGAAGCGGTAAAATTGCAGTATGAGCCTTTTGAAGTTAGTCTAGTTGCGCACATTTGACATGATATTTCGTGGCGTACTTTCATGAGAAACTTCATTGTAATCGACATCTAGGTCAACACTTGTTTATGGCAAAAAGTGTAATGAAGTACTGTGAAAACAAAGATACAGACAGGTtaaggaaattgaaatattttcaacgcATCGTTAATATAAACTTATCTAGCAATGGAAAATAGTGGTGAAAGTGGTGACGATGGAGGACCCTTAGGCACAACTGCATTTCTTGGAGGAAGTGGCGTTTCTGCATCGTATATCAGTGTACAATCAGATGACATGGAAGGTAGGTTAAGGATGTTTTGACAATATTTTGTTGTAAACGtaaataaaacataattatgtaattcttatatttaactaatttgtaataattgacAATTTTCAGTGTTGGTGTATATCATGTAATTATTAGTTCAAtacgtatttaataattttagatgTTAGTTTTACAAATTGATGATCATAGAAAACTGAATTATGATTTTTATCTAGATGATCCTGAAAACACAGATGATTCAAATCATGGAACAAGCGATCCTTTACAAGGTACTGGAGGTACCGGTGGTGGAGGTCCCCTTCGTGAACAGGATCGATTTCTGCCAATAGCAAATGTTGCTAAAATTATGAAAAGGGCTATACCTGAAGCAGGAAAGATAGCGAAAGATGCACGTGAATGCGTTCAGGAATGTGTGTCTGAATTTATATCATTTATCACGTCCGAAGCAAGTGATCGATGTCATATGGAAAAACGCAAGACTATTAACGGTGAAGATATTCTATTTGCCATGACGACTCTTGGTTTTGACAATTATGTAGAGCCACTAAAAGTATATCTACAAAAGTATCGAGAAGCTACAAAAGGAGATAATCCTCCAGGAAGTGGTACAACAGCAGGCAATGGAAAAGTTGAGCCACAAGGAACTATATACGAAGATCAGTTGTTTGCCATTGCCGCGACTGCTTCTAATGCTACCACTTCTGATACACCTGTCATATACAGTTACACGTCTACCGATCAAATGCAATTCCAGCTTTCCTGATCACTGCAGGTCAAAATGATAttactataaattattaaaatacaaaatgcgATTCGTGGAAACAACTGTCTTGACCGTCGCATATTTTTTTTCACGTACGATTGTGTTTTACAAAAGACTTAAGATCAGTTGTTGACGGTAAGCTAAAGTTACATCATAAGAATTAAAGTGTGAATGTTGCAAGATTTTGGAgaggaaaatgaaataaatttagacAATTCTTTGTAAAGAAAATACAAACGTGGAAGGAAATAAACCAGGAAGAAGTTAAAGACTCGTTAGTAATTACTTGTTTACTTTTTTAAACACGGTAGGGGTAGAAAAACATAGCCGATCGTTTATTTCACTATTGTTTTTAAGCGCTAGATTTCGCATTTAACTAAGATTAGGCTGTGATGGTTTTTTGCGAAAACGGTTCAGGTCGAATGGAAACAAGATATTCTATTTTGGACAAGAACCGGCAGTTAATCAGCGTGTAGATTCTCGTAGAAAACGTTCATAATGGTGTTTTCACTCTGGTAGTTGGGCAGGAGAGAGCAAGAGCTCGTGTGCTTTTGTCGATGATGATGCAGCGCCACTCGAAGACATGGCTGATTGTTGTCGCTGTTGTTGCGCTGGTGACAGAAGTGAGGCGGTAGGCAATGTTCCAGCTGGGCGTGCTTCCGTTTTCCTCACTTTTTCCTTTTTGTCAGAAGCAACGTGGCAAAACCGCCAGCGGCATTGGCCGCAACGACATAAACAGAGGCAGAGCAGCACCCGAAATAGGCAACACAGTAAACCGGCGCACAGTAGCGAAGGACCCACCAGCCTCAATTCAGGACTGAGGAATCCTTTCTCTCCAGTGCCGACAAACGAGATAACTAATCCGAGCGCTGTTGTTCCCAGCCCCGCATAAAGTACGGTATTCACTGCCGCACTCACTTCTCCTCTACGACGGTTTGCGTTACTGCTTCCATCTTCTTCGTCATCTTCTCCACTGCTTCCGTAGCAATAGCTCGCGTCTCTTATCTAAAAACAATAATAGTACGGAATGAAGAACATTTTAGTATagtatataaaaatagaaactaTTAATGCTTTTTaatattagtaatttaatttgatataatttgcTTAAATTTCTGTGTTAAAGTTATATCGAATAAGCGCTCGTTTACCCTGTTTCTTTTCATCCATCGTCGATGAGCCTCGCATTGCTTTGTCTTGTAGCCATCTCCACGGCATCCATGAGGCGACATAGGAGATAAAGGAAGGGGAGAAGGTCTGCTGCACCCTTGCCATGCTGCTTTACCAGGTCCTCCACCACACTGAAATTATTTTGCATTCAGGTATTGTTATCGTAAACATTTTTAGCAACTACGGTTGAGATCATTCAACATTTTAATATCTATCAAATCTTTAGATGCTATTTACTTTGACTAAGATAATTCTGACCAATCTACAGTATAGAATACTTCTTAATATGTTTCTTTATTCTATggtaaatattatatatgtactattatacaaaatataaataaatataaaacataaaagcattatataataattacttaGTTTACATCTTTCTCTATCATGTGAAacattttctattatttatgtacTATCTTAGATACTTTTAATTAATACGTTCTTTCCTCGTTACCCagcacataaataataatataaaaaacatgCATGCACGTACTAAacaaaatacagaaaaatttttatacaaagaaCCAATCGAGACATGTATAAACGTTTATACGTACATGTGTCGTAGAACTTGTCTATACAAGTGCACTGTAATCATTGCATTCTGATTGACAacaaagaattaattaaatataattagtaGCAATCGTTAACCATTAAACGTTGACTACTGTATAGTGCACATGGTAAGAATTACTATCTTCCATACCATAATATCAATCTCAAATGcatgatttttatttctttcacatTATATGTAATGGAATCACTATGAATCTTTCAATCAAATGTTTTAAAGACTAAATTAAACTGATTTAACGTGCATTTCTAAGATGAAAATAATCTTTGTCTTTATTTTACTGAAAAGTtgatataaaatgataaaaaggtATATCAAACTGGAACTCTTTTATTCATTTGGAGCTTCAACTTCTTTTTAGTGATTgcatctttttcttttttaataaatatgtaacaaaTATAGAAAACAGTCATCTGTTCTATGATAAGAGAAAGTAAAAAAGGGATAAACATCAAGTATACgctacaatataatatttttttccagAAAGAGGTATATAGTTGATGCATAGATAATCAGCTAGGGAAGCAGCAGTTACCCTCTGATGCCAATAGCTTACTGTTGCTGATACAGCATATCGGAACAGTTGATACTTACCCCATAAACATAAGATCGTGGGGGATATCGCGGAAGCGGCGGAATAAGTCTGGTGGCCAAGTTGGAGGGTAATTCTCTAAAGTTCACCACCTTACCCCCCCGTAACCGTTGCTTCTCCCTTCTAATCAATAAAGCAGCCTGCATTCCGCTCATTCATTTGTTAATGTTTTTGATCATCAAGATCTCTCTCTACCgtccttctcctcctcctctttctcctttccagttttttctttttttttatacacCTTATAAGTTAAACTTTTCCTTTTCCCTTCTGTTCCCCAGTCAAAATAACCACACCAATTTCTTCTCAAAGCTTCCCCAACCGTGATCGGTACCAGACACTACAACTTACTCCTAACATCGTACTGTCTGCCTCCAACATTAGTAGGTGCTCGTATCCGCTGGTAGGAACCAGTCGAGGCATGTTAATTACTAAAAGAAAATTACAATTGATGGATAACCAGCTGACGAACCTGTAGCCGCTCGAGGACGTGTTATCGCGGGGCTTTACATACGCCACCAGACAGCCAATCGATGGTGTGTTCCTAATGTATAAGTAAAGGTGTGCCAGCAAGAGAAGGTGCAAAGTGCAACGAGGATTATTAAGTACTTGAACAAGGACTGCGAGTAATAACGTGATCGGGTACCTATAGCAACAGCGACTAGTGTGATAGAGAAAGAAGAGAAACAGAGCTAAAAAAAGATAGAGATATATAATGAAACGACCCTAGGGCAATTAAATTACCGCTGAACAATCTACCCACCTGTAGCTCCAATGAAGATGGCGAAACTCGGAGATCAAGGATCGATGGTGGCGGGAAAGGGAAATTATTGGATTTAGTGGCGCAAGTAACCGAACTAGGCGATTCGAGAGACAACGGTGGTGGCGATATCGGAAACTGGATCGGTGAAACAGGTGCAACCTGCTGACACTTCTCGACATGACGCCGTCGATCGATGCTCGGATGGAATGCAGATGACGGTGGTTGTGGCTGTGGCTGTGGTGTGGAAGATGGTGGAAGAACGTGCGGACGAGCAAACTTGCTGGGATGGTGGTAGTGGTGCTGAGAAGAAGCTGCTGGAACCGGCTTCAACCGTGCCGGGACCGTACCCTCGGCGACACGTTTGTTAAGCTGCAATCTTTTCTGCTTCCTCCTGTTCGCAATACTGGCGCCACCCGCAGCTGCGTACATTGCTTCGCACCACGATTATACTCTTCCCGGTTTAACGCCTTCGGGTCAGGCGTTCTTCCTGTTACGAGTTTAGATCCCTTTGCATCGTCTTCCTGTCTTTTTCCTCTGGAAAGGCAAGAAACGTGACGGACATCCGCCCGCTATTGGCGGCCGTCATTCTAATCTACCGACTAAATATTATAGCGGAAAGCACATGAAAAGCGTTTCATTTACAGCTGAATATTTGCATATGCGCATTGGTTACAAAAAGCTGCGTTATCGTATAGGCAGGGCTGGCCAGAATCTTTACAGggatataaatataaaacaccACAATTTTGGAACACGTTCAAATTCCAAACAATTTGAACCTTGATTATCTCCCGCCGACCCTGCGTACAAGAATTAAGAACACAGTTACTAAATGCTGCAATTAAAAGTGGTTTGAGCATTTAATAATAACTCTGCATTTGATAATTGTTcactaattttttatcaaataaaatagatTTTGTAGAATGGAGGGAGTTCAATGATACTTAATTTTATAACACTTCTATTTTATAGAACGTATATTAGTTTCTTTCTTTAAGCATGGAAAATGTACATTAAGAAGAATAAGGTACTAACACTATAATTGCTAAAAGCATAACATGTATCTATATTGAGGTATGCAGGTACAaactaagaaatataaaaaagcgATTTTAtcgcaatttattttctttacagAAAGAGGAAATTGCAATTCTTCAAAATCTGCTTTAAAAACAACCTGtcataaataatcatttttgttAAACATTTTGAATTTAGGTAGAAAATGTATATTcactaattaattaaaaaattacgtaAATAATTCACTGACTTCTACCTACGAGTCCTCAAAAGCTTTCCGAACCGAACATTACAAGGAGACCTCTGCATTGACACCTTTCTGTTCAGCTTCTTGACCCGTCAATGGGTCAAGTAGTTTCGACACGAATGTAACAAATCGAAAAACCCTCTTCTTCCTCATTGTTTTATACCGTGACACGTTCTAGTTATCCCTTCTTATCCTACCCTGACATTTTCCTTTTCGCCCTTCTTCCCCTCCCGCGCTTGATTACGTTCATTTTCAGCGCCCTTCTGCCGTCTATCTTTGCCTTCTTTTGTCTCGTCCTATTCTTTGTCTCTCTTTTTGATCTTTCTCCATTACCTTCGTTATAAGTGTCGAATAAAATGAACCATTTTACATACTCTTGCCCCGGGCCCCGtgtttaaacttccaaatttagaaatatagtaatttacttAAATTCTTAATTCTGAAATgtcttaatttgtaaatatccgaatttagaaatttctcaattttcagattttcaacattacaaatttccaaactcattTATAAACTTCTACACTTTCAAATCATAGTGTACAAATcatcagatttccaaatttaacacAACTTTTAAAAGCGTCCATTTTTATCCCGGGACCCGGAAACTCCAGCTACGGCTTTGGTTAAAGTGGACTGCATAAAATGAGCCGTGTGTAAATACTACGTACTATATTTTACATGAAATAGTAACGATTCTGGTAATAAATACATTATTCGATACTCTAACTTCAAtactgaaaaagaaaaagaaaataatcaatTATAATACACCTGCATATACTTAGTTCATGTAAAAAAAGCAAGTGAATGAAGGTAATTACCACGTACAACATATCTATGTATCAAGGATAGCAACCAAACAGTACTCATGCAGTGGTACGTGCGTGCTCGAAGCAAGTGAGGAGGGTATACGAAGCCAAATAATACATGAAGTcccagttaaaaaataaaaagaaatatcgaAAGGCCAACGGGATCCACGATGAGCACGAACTCGACGACGGTTCGTTCTACTCGATTACATCctaaaaagaaaaaacgaaagACACACATGaaaaagcgcgtaaaaaaataaaaggcTGACTGGTGGCCAACGAGCACATCGCATTTATTATCTTTCCTCTgatctctcttttttttttttgagctCGCGTTATGAAAAACGCGCAGAGTGTTCTGTACAATTAAATGACGACCAAcgacgaggacgacgacgacggtCAACAATGAAGGCTACATTTgtttctttctctccctctctctctctccctctcaaTTAACACATGATCTTTCTCTTTTGTTCCCGTTCATTTCGCATCGCTAGCAACTGCTGCAGCAACGTCGGCGACGGTTCGACGGCGACAGCAATAGCAAAGCAGGCATCAAGTCAGCCAGCAACACCAAAAGGCTGCGCGTACCAACGACTCAGGGTTAACCACTGCACCGTGTACCGAGAAttgcctctctttctttctctcccaGCGCCTTCCTTCGATTACGTGGATGACATTTTCCTGCTCGTCGTGCCTCTCTTTGTCCTACTCGTGCACTTTCtcctttttgttttatttttttttttctttttttttttgtatggaAGCGAGATGCCAAACTACTACCGTTAGAGGGACCGCGCGCACACAGAAGCACGGACACGGGGGGGAATAGGGGTGCGCGAAGGGGATACGCGGGACACGAATATCCAGGACACGATCCCCGTGTACACACGGCGCGTATCACTTGCTCGTTATAATTAACGCAGCCTCCATGGTTATCCCGCACTTCGTGGACGCGCCCGTTACTACCGAGCAACCACCGACTGACCACCGTCAGCACCGCGCGGTTACTTCTTCACCCTCCTGCTCGACAACCCCTCCTCGGCAAATCCTCGCAAGCGCGTTACGTCGCTCGATTATCTACAGAGACGGAGGAATGTACGGGCGAAGGGGGCGACTGCCCGGGGC
Proteins encoded in this window:
- the Nf-YB gene encoding nuclear factor Y-box B, which produces MENSGESGDDGGPLGTTAFLGGSGVSASYISVQSDDMEDDPENTDDSNHGTSDPLQGTGGTGGGGPLREQDRFLPIANVAKIMKRAIPEAGKIAKDARECVQECVSEFISFITSEASDRCHMEKRKTINGEDILFAMTTLGFDNYVEPLKVYLQKYREATKGDNPPGSGTTAGNGKVEPQGTIYEDQLFAIAATASNATTSDTPVIYSYTSTDQMQFQLS
- the LOC100875265 gene encoding uncharacterized protein LOC100875265, whose protein sequence is MYAAAGGASIANRRKQKRLQLNKRVAEGTVPARLKPVPAASSQHHYHHPSKFARPHVLPPSSTPQPQPQPPSSAFHPSIDRRRHVEKCQQVAPVSPIQFPISPPPLSLESPSSVTCATKSNNFPFPPPSILDLRVSPSSLELQCGGGPGKAAWQGCSRPSPLPLSPMSPHGCRGDGYKTKQCEAHRRWMKRNRIRDASYCYGSSGEDDEEDGSSNANRRRGEVSAAVNTVLYAGLGTTALGLVISFVGTGEKGFLSPELRLVGPSLLCAGLLCCLFRVLLCLCLCRCGQCRWRFCHVASDKKEKVRKTEARPAGTLPTASLLSPAQQQRQQSAMSSSGAASSSTKAHELLLSPAQLPE